AATTCCTTCCGGGAGAAGCGAGATCCGGAAACATTGGCAAAGATTATTCCGATTACCGAGGGTATTGGTAAAAACGCCGATGTGTTTGTGAAACTTTTCAGTCGCCTTGATCCTCTTGCTGCCGGGAAAAGAAGCAGAAGAAGGTCACTGCCTCTCAGAAGAACGATTGAGGAAATATTTGAGGTCTTCAGCGAGGAAATGAAAAAAATCGGTATTACTACCAAGGTTAACGGCCCCGGTGATTTCAGATTTACATGCTGGCATCAGGATGTGTATGCGATTTTCACCAACCTGATCGATAACAGTATTTACTGGATGAATGAAAAAAAATCCCCAAAAAAGGAAATCACCGTCGACATCGCAACAGACGGAAATGAACTTCTATACATTGATTATCAGGATACCGGTCCGGGAATAGAATCACAGCTCATAACCAGCGAAGTAATTTTTGAGCCTCAGTTTTCCACCAAACCAGATGGTACGGGGCTCGGACTGGCTATTGCCGGTGAGGCATCCACCCGAAATGGACTTGCGCTGAAGGCTTTCGAGTCTGAAAGTGGTGCATTTTTCAGATTGCAACCGAAGTCGGAGAATTAATCATGCCTGAGATTAAATTAATGATTATTGAGGACGCCGAATCGGACTTGAATGTTTGTAGAGATTCTGTTGAAATTTATCAACAGAAAAAAATTGATGAAGGCGTTAATCTGACATTTAAATTGATAGAATGCAAGAAGGTTGATGACGCTCTTGATAAGATAGATGGTTCATTCGATGGCGCAATTATTGACCTGAAATTTTCTGATGGTGATAACAGAGGAAAAGATGTTTTGGCAAAAATCAAAGATTCTTTTTTCCGAATACCTGTTATTATTCTCACGGGGACGCCAGACAGCATAGGTGAGGAAGAAAAATCTGATTTGGTCAAGGTTCTGAAAAAAGGTGAGGCAGATTACCAGAAAGACATACTTGATGTGTTTTTTGAAATTTATAATACAGGCCTGACAAAAATCATGGGGGGAAGGGGAAAGATAGAGCAGACGCTGAATGAAGTGTTCCTGAAGAATCTGTTGCCCCAGTTACCGGACTGGAAAATCTATGGGAAAGCAAATCCGTCGAGAACCGAGAAGGCATTGCTGCGTTTCACACTTAATCATCTTGTACAGATTCTTGATGACGATGAGGATCAATGTTTCCCGGAGGAAGTCTATATTTATCCTCCATTTTCGGATGGCCTGAAGACGGGAAGTATTGTAAAGAAAATGGATGGGGAAGATCTTTATGTGGTATTAAGTCCGGCCTGTGATCTGGTTGTAAGAAGCGATGGCAATTTCAAGACTGATCGTATCCTTCTCGTTGAGGTTGAAGAAGCGAACTCAATTATTGATGCAGCATTGAATGGCATTACCAAAAAGGCCAAGAAAGAGAACAAGCTCAAAAACGTCTTTGGCAATAATTACACTGGTTACTTTCACTGGTTGCCTAAGACAGGTTACTTCGAGGGTGGGTTTATTAATTTCAGAAAAATATCAACGTGTACAAAAGATGAATTCGAGAACGCTTATAATCAACCGCACATTCAGATCTCCCCGCACTTCGTGAAAGATATATTGTCCCGTTTTTCTTCCTATTATGCCCGTCAGGGGCAACCTGACATCGAACGCAACAAAATAATTGATGAGGTGGTTTCCTCATCCGGGGAGACAGAATAATGGATGTTCACTCGCCGGAACAACGAAGCTACAACATGTCCCGGATAAAAGGCAAAAACACGAAACCGGAGTTGTTGGTTCGTAAATGGCTGTGGTCGCGAGGGTACAGATATCGACTTCATCGGAAAGATCTGCCAGGCAAACCCGATATTGTTTTCCCCCGGCAAAGAAAGGCAGTCTTTGTGCATGGTTGTTTCTGGCATAAACATGATTGCAGGTATTTCAAGTGGCCCAGGACAAACAGAGAATTCTGGAAAAAGAAGATCAATGAGAATGTCAGACGCGATCAAAAAAACTATCAAGATCTGATTGCAGATGGCTGGAACTATTTCATCGTATGGGAGTGCGAACTCAAAGAAGATATCGCCGGACTTTGGGACAGACTCGCTGAGTTTCTGGAAAACTGAGCATCACGAGGAATTATGGCAGGCAGAAGACAATACAGGCCATATGGTATGCAGTAAGGAAATCTGAAATGGGATTCCGTTTCTGGAGAAGAATCAAAATCGCACCTGGAGTGACCCTGAACCTGAGCAAATCGGGTGGATCGCTCTCGTTCGGACCACGAGGTGCGAAGTTCACCGTTGGCTCCCGAGGCAAACGTGCGACGGTGGGTATTCCGGGAACGGGGCTATTTTACACCACAACCCTTCCAAGCGGGAGATCAGGCGGCCGGAGAAGCGCGTCCTACTCTGCTCAGGCCGCCCCAACCGTCCGCCCGGAAGACCGCCTGACCCTGGGCTTCTTCAAGCGGCTCATCACGCCGGACGACGAGGAGGCCTTGGTGGACGGTTGCCGGGAGCTGGTACTGGGCAACGAAGAGAAGGCCCTCGAACACCTCGAGAAGGCCGCTCACTTGGCCGACGGCGCGTACCTTGCCGGTTTCCTGGCCCTCAAGAAGGAGCGGCTGGAAGAAGCTGCGAGCTATCTGTCCACGGCCGCCGAAAAGCACCGCCGCTTGAGCCGTTACTTCTCCAAATACGGCATCTCCGCCACCATGAGCCTGCCCATCACAGACGAGATATCCGCGCATGTGGGCCCGGATCTTCGGGGTGTGTTGCTGGGCCTGGTAGAGGCCTACCAGCGTCAGGAGCGTTGGCAGGATGCGATTGCCTGCCTGGAAAAACTGCGGCGGCTCGAACCCGACGACGTGGTGGTGAAGTTGTCTCTTGCAGAGCTGCTGCTGGACGCTCATCCGGGCGTCAAGAACGTCTGTCAGAAGGTTGTACGGTTGGTTGAGGGCATTGAGAACGAGACGCCTATCCATGCAGCTTTGATGCTTTACAAAGCTAAAGCGCTTCGGCACCTCGGTCTGGCAACCGCGGCCCGGGACACATTAACAGCCGCCCTGCGCCGCAAGAAAGGCCGGTCCGATGATCTCCTCCGCGCCCTGCGTTACGAACGCGCTCTGGCCTACGAGGATTTGGGGCAGAAGTCTCGCGCCCGTGCCGAGTTCGAGAAGCTTTATGCTGAAGCCCCGGATTTCGAGGACGTGGCAGTTCGGTTGGGGCTTTGAACCGCGATATGGTTGAGGAGGATATCTGCAATGATCCAGGACCTGGAACGGGTCGAGTACCGCAAGGGACTGCTCGGAAAGGGAATGAAAGCGGACGGTCTGCCTATGAAAGTCTGGCGGGGGGCCAAGATTTCCGCAGACGTAAGGAAGGCGATCAACGAGGAGGATTTGCTCAATCTTAGCGGTGTTTATGGGGACAAGCATGCCGGTGTTCCTGTGGAATGCGACCACCTGAAACTGGCCCTGACCGACGACACGGTCGAGATCACGGTCTTTAACCGAGGGATCACGCTGTTCATGTCGGACGACGAACGGGTCCGACGCATCCACCGGGTCCTGTGCAAGCTGGATAGAAATTAATGGTACTAGGAAAGTCCAATGCAAAGAAAATCGCCTGGTGCGGACGGATCAAAGCCGTTCAGCCACGAATCCGTCCCATGCGGTCTTTCGACGAGCGACACCACAGCTACCAGGGTTACGTGCTTCGCGTTGACGGAACAATCGGGGACTCATCCGACCTGTCCGACCCGCACATCATCGCTGCGGAGGTCACCGAAGATATTGAATCGGCTCTGAAACAGATCCGGGATGCGCTTGGTGACCTAGAGGAACGGGCAAACATCGTGAAGGAGCCGGCGCTATGAGGATTCGGCAGGTGGAGATCGAAAGATTTCGGGGTATCAAGGAGCTGAAGTGGTGTGTTGATGGCGATATTGTGTGCCTCATTGGACCGGGTGACGCTACCAAGACGACGATCCTCGACGCCATAGAGCTTGCGTTGTCGCCACGGTGGAACATCCCTTTCGACGACACGGACTTCTATGATGCGGATACGTCCGAGCCTATCGTCATCCGCGTCACCGTTGGCGACCTGCCTGAGGAATTCAAAAGCGATGCAAAGTACGGCCTCGAGGCCCGAGGCTGGAGCCCCAGCGGTGAGCTCCATGACGAACCCGAGCAAGAAGACGAAATGGTTCTGACCATCCAGCTTCGCGTCGAACCCTCGCTGGAGCAGTCGTGGGCCGTCGTCAATGACCGAAACCCAGAGGGGAAACACATCACGGCCAAGGACAGGGAGAAGCTTGGATGTGCCCGGCTGGGAGACTACTTAGACAGGCACTTCTCTTGGAGTCGAGGGTCAATCCTTTCCCGACTCACTGGCGAGGCGGACAGCCTTTCCGGTATCCTCGCCGAGGCGGGTCGAGCCGCACGGAGTGCTCTTGCTGATGTTCCGCACGAGAAGCTTTCCAGTCTTCGACAGGCGGCATTACGGGCGAGACAAGCCGGCAAGGAGATGGGAGTTGCTCCAACGGCTGAGTACAAGCCACATCTGGACGTCCAGGCCGTGTCTGTCGGACTTGGTGGGGTCTCTCTCCATGACGGCGAGGTTCCCCTGCGACGTGCGGGCCTTGGTACACGACGGCTTCTCGCTGTCGCAATGCAACGTGAGGTTGCCAAGGCTGGCGGGCCTACCTTGATTGATGAGGTGGAGCATGGACTGGAGCCGCACCGCATTCGACGTCTAATTCGGGTGCTTAGCGCTAACGACGGCGCACTAGGTCGGCGGCACGTGCTAATGACGACACACTCGCCTGTCGTCCTCGGCGAGCTCAATGCCCAAGACATCCGAATTGTCCGGCACGAGCATGGGGTCACGAAGGTCTATTCCGTCCCGGAGGACTTGCAACCAATCGTTCGGAAAGCGAGCGAGGCATTCCTTGCCCGTAAAGTTATCGTCTGTGAGGGAAAAACAGAACTTGGGTTTTGCCGGGGGCTCGATGCGTGGTGGTCCAGGGATGGCAGACCATCCTTTGCCTTGGCAGGGATTGCGCTTGCGGATGGGGGAGGGTCAGAAGCCACCCGCGTCACAAAGGCGCTGGCCGACCTTTCTTATGATGTCTTGTTTCTTGGTGACTCGGACCAACCCATTGACCCAGATCAAAATGCTCTTGAGCAGGCAGGTGTGAAGGTCCTCCTCTGGGATGGGGATACAGCAATTGAACAACGAATCGGGTTGGATTTGCCTTGGGACGGTGTTGTCGACGTCGTGAACTTGGCGATGAACGTTTGGGGCGAGGACAGTGTACGGGACGCCATAGCTACCAGGTTGGAAGCTCACTCTGAGAGAAAGTTGACCAACAACCCATCAGACTGGCTCGGTTTAGGCCCAAACGATGACGACTTCCGAAAGGCCATCGGCGATGCGGCAAAAAAGAAAGGTTGGTTCAAGCGCGTTGATCTTGCCGAGGACTTGTCAGAGATAGTCATCAAATATTACGTCAATATCAAGGAGACAGACCTCGGGCAGAAGATAGCTGCTCTTCAAAAGTGGGCGCACAGCGATGAATGAGGCTGAGACCCTGGCAAGAAGTCGTCTTGGCTCGATGATCGCCGCTGCAGGATGCGGCAAGACCTACCTGATCGGGATGGCCGTCGCGAAGTACGGGAACGGACGGGAGCTTGTGCTTACCCATACCCACGCGGGAGTGGATGCGCTCCGCCGCCGGCTTGCC
The genomic region above belongs to Deltaproteobacteria bacterium and contains:
- the vsr gene encoding DNA mismatch endonuclease Vsr: MMDVHSPEQRSYNMSRIKGKNTKPELLVRKWLWSRGYRYRLHRKDLPGKPDIVFPRQRKAVFVHGCFWHKHDCRYFKWPRTNREFWKKKINENVRRDQKNYQDLIADGWNYFIVWECELKEDIAGLWDRLAEFLEN
- a CDS encoding DUF4236 domain-containing protein, translating into MGFRFWRRIKIAPGVTLNLSKSGGSLSFGPRGAKFTVGSRGKRATVGIPGTGLFYTTTLPSGRSGGRRSASYSAQAAPTVRPEDRLTLGFFKRLITPDDEEALVDGCRELVLGNEEKALEHLEKAAHLADGAYLAGFLALKKERLEEAASYLSTAAEKHRRLSRYFSKYGISATMSLPITDEISAHVGPDLRGVLLGLVEAYQRQERWQDAIACLEKLRRLEPDDVVVKLSLAELLLDAHPGVKNVCQKVVRLVEGIENETPIHAALMLYKAKALRHLGLATAARDTLTAALRRKKGRSDDLLRALRYERALAYEDLGQKSRARAEFEKLYAEAPDFEDVAVRLGL
- a CDS encoding response regulator, with protein sequence MPEIKLMIIEDAESDLNVCRDSVEIYQQKKIDEGVNLTFKLIECKKVDDALDKIDGSFDGAIIDLKFSDGDNRGKDVLAKIKDSFFRIPVIILTGTPDSIGEEEKSDLVKVLKKGEADYQKDILDVFFEIYNTGLTKIMGGRGKIEQTLNEVFLKNLLPQLPDWKIYGKANPSRTEKALLRFTLNHLVQILDDDEDQCFPEEVYIYPPFSDGLKTGSIVKKMDGEDLYVVLSPACDLVVRSDGNFKTDRILLVEVEEANSIIDAALNGITKKAKKENKLKNVFGNNYTGYFHWLPKTGYFEGGFINFRKISTCTKDEFENAYNQPHIQISPHFVKDILSRFSSYYARQGQPDIERNKIIDEVVSSSGETE
- a CDS encoding HAMP domain-containing histidine kinase, which translates into the protein NSFREKRDPETLAKIIPITEGIGKNADVFVKLFSRLDPLAAGKRSRRRSLPLRRTIEEIFEVFSEEMKKIGITTKVNGPGDFRFTCWHQDVYAIFTNLIDNSIYWMNEKKSPKKEITVDIATDGNELLYIDYQDTGPGIESQLITSEVIFEPQFSTKPDGTGLGLAIAGEASTRNGLALKAFESESGAFFRLQPKSEN